The genome window CGAAAACGCACGAAAGGCCTACGAGCATTTTGAAGTGGTCAATAACCTGATCCCGAATTTCAATGATGTGGAGAAAAAGCTGGATCTGGCTTATGAGGTTGCTTCTTTCAAAGTGGTTGTGGAGCAGGTCTTGGTTACTTCCAGGACTTACCAGCTGAGTAATGAATATTTTCAGGAAAGGGTCAATGAATATCTGCAAACCAATAAGCGGCTGAATAAATTCGTGCGATTTTATATGCCCGAAGAAGCGGCAAACCTCAAACTCGAACCCGACCACATTATCAGACTGCAATTCGATGATTTCGTCGTGGGAAATACGCTTGTTGAAAAAAATACGGAAGTTGTGATTAGTAAAGACAGCGTAAAAGTGGGTGAGGTCCAGGTGGGCAGGATCAAAAAGCCTGTGTTTAATAAAGTTACAGCCAAACTGACGCAAAGCCGTAAAACTGTTCTTTCTGCCGGATTGCTCGATATGCAGATTATGGATTTCAAGACAAAACGAGTAGTAACCCAGGAAAAATTTAATGGTGAATACAACTGGATGTGCGAATGGGCTTCCTTCAATGGCGACGAACGGGCGCTAACTGCCGCTCAGCTTAGGAAATGTAAAAGCCAGGAGTTAATGCCGCCTGCGCCGCAGCAACTATTCGTAGAATTCAGCAAACCGATTTACGAACGCCTTACCAGCAAGCTGCAAAGTTATTATGCAAAATACTGATAAGGCGAGTCATCAAATTCTGTACTAAGTATTTAAAAAGAGCGACATAAATAGCTCGTCGAGGCTCGCAACCGCTATGACTTCGATCCTGAATTTTTTCAAGTCCAATCCTCTGCTGTTGTATTTGGAAATGTAAACTTTTTTGAAACCCAATTTTTCAGCCTCAAAAATTCGGTTTTCGATCCTGCTGACTGCCCTCACTTCTCCCCCAAGCCCTACTTCCGCCGCGAAACAAACTGACGGCGGGATGAATTTGTCTTCATAGGAAGAAACAATGGAAGCGATCACAGCCAGGTCAATCGCAGGATCTTCCACTTTTAATCCGCCAGCCACATTTAAAAAAACATCCTGGACGCCTAACCGAAAACCGCCCCGCTTTTCCAGAACTGCGAGCAGCATTTGAAGCCGTTTTCCGTCAAATCCTGTGCTGCTTCGTTGGGGCGTTCCATAATTGGCGACGCTTACAAGGGATTGTATTTCAATCAATAATGGTCGGTTACCTTCCATCATGGAGCCTATGGCAATGCCGCTTACCGGCTCGTCGCGCTGTGAAATAAGAATTTCGGATGGGTTACTAACTTGCCGCAGACCGGAACCGTGCATTTCGTAAATACCAAGTTCAGAAGTGCTTCCAAAGCGGTTCTTTACGGTTCTGAGAATGCGATAGGTGTTGTGGCGATCGCCCTCGAACTGCAAAACGGTGTCCACCATATGTTCCAGCACTTTCGGCCCTGCCAGCGAACCATCTTTGGTAATGTGGCCAATAAGAAAAACCGGGACGCCCATTTCTTTGGCGTATTTCATAAATTCGGCCGTACATTCCCTCACTTGCGAAACGCTGCCTGCGCCCGACTCAATGTAAGTGGATTGCATCGTCTGGATGGAGTCGATGATCAGGATCTCGGGTTGGAAATCTTCTATTTGCCGGAAAATATTTTGCGTATGCGTTTCGGTGAGAATGAAGCAATTGTCGCTTTTAGAATCCATCCGCTCCGCCCGCATCTTGATCTGCTGATCGGATTCCTCTCCTGAAACGTATAAAACCTTCTTATTGGACAGCGTAAGTGCAATTTGCAGCATTAATGTTGACTTCCCGATTCCCGGCTCGCCACCGATCAGAACCAGCGAACCTTGTACAATCCCGCCTCCCAGCACGCGGTTGAGTTCTCCGTCAAATGTTGTGATCCTCGGCTCGTTCTGGTATTCAATTTCAGCAATAGAACGCGGCCTGCTGGCCAGATTGACACCTTTCCAGGCAACTGCGGTCTTCTTATCTTCTTTTTCAATAACTTCCTGAACAAAAGTATTCCATTCGCCGCACGACGGGCAGCGACCCACCCATTTGGGTGAATTATACCCACATTCCTGACAAAAATAAGCTGTCTTGGCTTTGGCCATAAGTAGAAAAGTAATATTTATATATCCTTAAAGACTAACACGATTTACCCAATAATTATTTAAATATTTGTACGTTTCAATCACAAAATCAAAAAAAATATGGGTCGGGTATAGTTTTTTATTTTTTGGCGTTATTAACCGGTTTTACTTAAAAAATTATATTATCCATGAACATCCTGAAAAAAGTAGCTTGCCTCTGCCTGTTATGCTTGATTGCCATAACATCCGCGCAAGCACAGAAAAAAGGTTTTGCGTTCGGTATTAAGGGTGGTGTGAATTTATCACGCCTGACGATGGGAAATGTTTTTACAACGAGATACGACGCTGCGGGGAATCCCTACCTGGGATATGATGGCAAGGAAGTGAAGGATAATCTGAAACAAAGTTTTGATACAAGAACCGGTGCAGTAGGCGGGATTTACGCAAGATTCGGCCGTACATTATTCATTCAGCCCGAAGTGCTCGTCTCCACCAAAGGAGGATCATTTGAAATCGTTAAGAATGATCTTGAAACACCCGTAACAGAAAGAATTAATGTCAAATACAGCAACATTGATGTGCCTTTGCTCATCGGTTTCAAAGGCGGTCCGTTAAGAATTTTGGCGGGACCCGTAACTTCATTCAGAATTGGCGATAATCAGCGGTTAAGAGATGCTTTTGAACACTATACGTCGGACCTGAACAATGCAATGTCCGAGGCAACATTCGGATATCAGCTGGGTGCTGGCCTGGATATCGGCAGTTTTAGCCTGGATGTGAGAAGGGAAGGTTCATTTACCAATCTTGCATCGTTCCAGGTGAATGGACAAAATGTTGGAAACGGCAATGAGTCTGTGAAGCAAAAGATTAAATCCTGGCAGGTGACGCTTGGATTGAAGATTTTTTAATGAGTGAATGAGCGAATATTCTTAATCAGCATTTATTAATCATTCACTCATTAACTCACTCATTAAAACAAAACAAGCAGCCTTCGATCTATGCGATGGCTGCTGTTTTTATGAATAACCCACTAATTTAATTCACCAAAATCGCTTATGCGGAAATGCGCAGGTTGGTATGATCCAACATTCCGGAAACCTCTTTAATTTTCCTGCGCGAAACCACCACTTCTTTGCCGCAAGACAGTTTCAGCATGCGATCGTCTTCAAGGCGTGCAACCACGTAATCCGAATTTACCAGGTAGGATTTGTGCACACGCATGAAGTTTTGATTTAATTGACCGGCCAGTGATTTCAAAGTCTTGGAAACCAGATATTTCTTGCCAGTGTTCGTATATATGAAAGTGTAATTGCCTTCGCCTTCCAGGAAAGTAATTACCTCAGGAGCTAAGTAAACGGTCCGTCCCATTGATTGTACGGAGATGAAAGCGGCACTGCCATTGATTGATTTTGATGACAGGTTGCGGTGTGTAAAGCTTGAAAAATTTTTCATGGTAATAGAGACTAATATGTTTTGTTTTCTTGTATTCAAAATTAGTACATAGCGTATATTCAGAAAATACGTAGAAGTACGTATGCATTTGTAACTAATTCATATACAATAATTTAACATTAGCAGAAAACGGAAAAGACGTAACTAAACTTAGTTAAATGCGTAATTTTACCTACTCCCGAAATCTTAGCCGCAATCAATTCACATCACTAGGCCGAACTTTAAT of Dyadobacter chenhuakuii contains these proteins:
- the radA gene encoding DNA repair protein RadA, with amino-acid sequence MAKAKTAYFCQECGYNSPKWVGRCPSCGEWNTFVQEVIEKEDKKTAVAWKGVNLASRPRSIAEIEYQNEPRITTFDGELNRVLGGGIVQGSLVLIGGEPGIGKSTLMLQIALTLSNKKVLYVSGEESDQQIKMRAERMDSKSDNCFILTETHTQNIFRQIEDFQPEILIIDSIQTMQSTYIESGAGSVSQVRECTAEFMKYAKEMGVPVFLIGHITKDGSLAGPKVLEHMVDTVLQFEGDRHNTYRILRTVKNRFGSTSELGIYEMHGSGLRQVSNPSEILISQRDEPVSGIAIGSMMEGNRPLLIEIQSLVSVANYGTPQRSSTGFDGKRLQMLLAVLEKRGGFRLGVQDVFLNVAGGLKVEDPAIDLAVIASIVSSYEDKFIPPSVCFAAEVGLGGEVRAVSRIENRIFEAEKLGFKKVYISKYNSRGLDLKKFRIEVIAVASLDELFMSLFLNT
- a CDS encoding porin family protein — protein: MNILKKVACLCLLCLIAITSAQAQKKGFAFGIKGGVNLSRLTMGNVFTTRYDAAGNPYLGYDGKEVKDNLKQSFDTRTGAVGGIYARFGRTLFIQPEVLVSTKGGSFEIVKNDLETPVTERINVKYSNIDVPLLIGFKGGPLRILAGPVTSFRIGDNQRLRDAFEHYTSDLNNAMSEATFGYQLGAGLDIGSFSLDVRREGSFTNLASFQVNGQNVGNGNESVKQKIKSWQVTLGLKIF
- a CDS encoding LytR/AlgR family response regulator transcription factor; amino-acid sequence: MKNFSSFTHRNLSSKSINGSAAFISVQSMGRTVYLAPEVITFLEGEGNYTFIYTNTGKKYLVSKTLKSLAGQLNQNFMRVHKSYLVNSDYVVARLEDDRMLKLSCGKEVVVSRRKIKEVSGMLDHTNLRISA